One Pieris napi chromosome 22, ilPieNapi1.2, whole genome shotgun sequence genomic region harbors:
- the LOC125060763 gene encoding protein transport protein Sec31A isoform X4, whose protein sequence is MKLKELKKTVNVSWSPAEQYPSMLAAGSAAQQVDANFSSNSSLELYSLNLEDLGLDLELKASLQTQHKFQKIVWSGAGTIVGGCDGGLLQFYNTEKVLNSSPDALVGSSDKHNGNVSALDVNPYQKNLLASGASDSEIFIWDLNNTSQPMAPGNRSQPYEHVQALAWNQQVQHILGSTFATRCLVWDLRKNEPIMKLSDAQSRTRWRSVCWHPAVATQLCIASEDDLLPVIQLWDLRLAASPLVTLEGHSKGILGLSWSPHDPDLLLSAGKDGRLLCWNPNNTKPGGELVVEVCQQGQWVNDVSWSGRTAGVFAAAAAEHVAVHSLLGGTRPDRQSLHTASNIMESFGGADSFAALPAVTRAEPASAPNPLPKNPPAWLKRPSAAKFAFGGKLVTFDKCPQSEEVRRLVQITQVVSEPELVEKSVSLEQVLALTLSRDPQAADRLAEYCREQGDASSDQHERYTWFFLRANFLPSFRTEVLNLLGYKQDEIPSKFKSQNAGDIQNDTAFLSRGESTETEAELSTDTSTDLSEAQTLIERKLANLDLETTATDVVIPNGEESTSLICRALVCGNLEEAVELCLDTNRVADALIIASLGSQELVYKVQRYHLNANASDPVSLLSGSLLRSKWEGLVRSSAPESWKDVLATLVTHADTDVLPHYCELLGDKLSEESDETYKKAAQLCYVVSAAGDALAARLSREKRDVNDIAELTRRAQLALLLKTAAVTRGRPVQDGGSLTSILTEYAGRLASQGCLQSALTALQGSPSEMYDRLATALGLAQNRFAQQHPQHPQPQQQQFTSRTRTASEHSQKRTQPNNFLPNNAALRESPKPEEQWQRASNPWNAPVPAAPAQVAPPSQHSRPGSVGPQTGITSRSKYKVDPSVQSAPLYSQYGFNNAVTNQPQFGYNSPIPDQYNPAGVPSHNFTPINQPNPMNPPLNPNLPLNPSHQLNPIPHNPTMHPANIPANPSNQVNQPGQTNGSYYGSQGVEPAAPALPSKPVAPGWNDPPVMTSKPKPKPEVQQQAPITHPLFGAEQPQHVPLNPGQQPFPGQQQFPGQQQFPGQQQFPGQQQFPGQQQFPGQQQIPSQQQYPGQQLPGQQQFNQQPFPGQQGQFPGQQFPQQYSDQYQGQYQQQGYQRTESPAPVQPAPVPKGPIPEQHQILQTIFEQLRHDCVNNATSSVAKRKLQEVQKKLENLYDLLRSNRLSDSSLGTLHSCVQCVQSGDLNGAQRAIMSLAGDVDFALVASFIPAIKTLLTLADQQSR, encoded by the exons ATTAGAActttattctttaaatttagaagACCTAGGATTAGATTTAGAGCTTAAGGCCAGCTTGCAAACACAGCACAA GTTTCAGAAGATAGTGTGGTCAGGAGCGGGAACAATAGTTGGTGGCTGCGATGGAGGCTTGCTTCAATTCTATAATACTGAGAAAGTTCTCAATAGTTCACCTGATGCACTTGTTGGAAGCAGCGATAAACATaatg GAAATGTATCTGCATTGGATGTTAATCCGTATCAAAAGAATTTATTAGCATCGGGAGCATCAGAtagtgaaatatttatatgggATCTAAACAACACAAGCCAGCCAATGGCACCGGGAAATCGAAGTCAGCCTTATGAACATGTACAGGCCCTAGCATGGAACCAGCAG gtGCAACACATTTTAGGCTCCACATTTGCCACAAGGTGCTTAGTATGGGACTTGAGGAAGAATGAACCTATAATGAAATTGAG CGACGCCCAGTCCCGCACCCGTTGGCGCAGCGTGTGCTGGCATCCGGCCGTGGCCACCCAGCTCTGCATCGCCTCAGAGGACGACTTGCTGCCGGTCATACAGCTTTGGGATCTGCG GTTAGCAGCATCTCCGTTGGTAACCCTGGAAGGACACAGCAAGGGAATTCTGGGTCTATCCTGGAGTCCGCACGATCCTGACCTACTTCTGAGTGCCGGAAAGGATGGCCGACTGCTATGTTGGAACCCAAATAACACCAAACCG GGTGGAGAACTGGTGGTGGAAGTGTGTCAGCAAGGCCAGTGGGTGAACGACGTGTCGTGGAGCGGCCGCACTGCGGGCGTGTTCGCGGCGGCGGCGGCGGAGCACGTGGCCGTTCACTCGCTGCTGGGGGGCACGAGGCCTGATCGG CAAAGTCTCCACACGGCCAGCAACATAATGGAGTCGTTCGGGGGCGCGGACTCGTTCGCAGCTCTGCCGGCGGTTACCAGAGCTGAGCCCGCCTCGGCGCCCAACCCTCTGCCGAAGAACCCGCCGGCTTGGCTCAAGAGGCCCAGCGCAGCCAAGTTTGCC TTTGGCGGAAAACTGGTAACGTTTGACAAGTGTCCACAAAGCGAAGAAGTTAGGAGATTGGTGCAAATCACGCAG gTTGTGAGTGAGCCAGAGTTGGTGGAGAAATCGGTGTCGCTGGAACAAGTTTTGGCTCTCACATTGAGCCGTGACCCTCAGGCGGCCGACAGACTTGCAGA GTACTGTCGTGAGCAGGGAGACGCGTCTTCCGACCAACACGAGCGGTACACGTGGTTCTTCCTTCGGGCCAACTTCCTTCCTTCTTTCCGCACTGAAGTGCTTAACTTGCTCG gTTACAAGCAAGACGAGATCCCATCGAAGTTCAAAAGTCAAAACGCTGGAGACATCCAAAACGACACAGCCTTTTTGAGCCGG GGCGAGTCCACGGAGACGGAGGCTGAACTTTCGACCGACACCAGCACCGATCTCTCG GAGGCTCAAACCCTAATCGAAAGGAAATTAGCGAATCTCGACTTAGAAACCACTGCCACAGATGTGGTTATCCCGAACGGAGAAG AATCAACGAGTTTGATTTGCCGAGCTCTGGTCTGCGGAAACTTGGAAGAGGCTGTGGAACTCTGTCTCGACACGAACAGAGTGGCCGATGCGCTTATTATCGCTTCTCTGG GCAGCCAAGAGCTGGTCTACAAAGTCCAGCGATACCATTTGAACGCCAACGCGTCAGACCCGGTGTCTCTCCTCAGCGGAAGTCTTCTGCGAAGCAAGTGGGAGGGGCTCGTGAGGAGTTCGGCTCCCGAGAGCTGGAAGGACGTCTTGGCCACCCTCGTCACTCACGCGGACACCGATGTCCTGCCGCACTACTGCG AATTATTAGGCGACAAGTTATCCGAGGAATCGGACGAAACCTACAAAAAAGCGGCCCAGCTATGCTACGTGGTGAGTGCGGCCGGGGACGCGTTAGCCGCGCGGTTATCGCGCGAGAAACGCGACGTCAACGATATAGCAGAGCTGACGAGACGAGCCCAACTCGCTCTGTTACTAAAAACGGCTGCGGTTACGCGCGGTAGACCAGTGCAG GACGGAGGCAGCTTGACAAGTATTCTGACAGAGTACGCGGGGCGATTGGCCTCTCAGGGCTGCCTCCAAAGCGCTCTCACCGCTCTCCAGGGGTCTCCTTCGGAAATGTACGACCGACTCGCCACAGCCCTAGGGCTGGCACAGAACAGATTTGCGCAG CAACACCCGCAACACCCTCAACCTCAACAGCAGCAGTTCACGAGCAGGACCCGTACGGCGAGCGAACACTCGCAGAAACGGACTCAACCGAACAACTTCTTGCCCAACAATGCAGCGCTTCGTGAGT CACCGAAGCCAGAAGAGCAGTGGCAAAGAGCATCCAACCCGTGGAACGCGCCAGTGCCAGCTGCGCCTGCGCAAGTGGCGCCTCCTTCGCAGCACTCGCGACCTGGAAGCGTGGGACCTCAGACCG GTATAACATCCCGCTCCAAATACAAAGTGGACCCGTCGGTGCAATCCGCCCCCCTTTACAGCCAATATGGCTTCAACAACGCGGTCACGAATCAACCACAATTCGGTTACAATAGTCCAATTCCCGACCAATACAATCCCGCCGGTGTCCCTTCACACAACTTCACCCCCATCAACCAACCCAATCCTATGAACCCACCCTTGAACCCAAACCTGCCATTAAACCCGTCCCATCAATTAAATCCAATTCCCCACAACCCGACGATGCACCCAGCGAATATACCAGCCAACCCCTCGAACCAAGTGAACCAACCGGGTCAAACCAACGGCAGCTATTATGGTTCGCAGGGAGTCGAACCCGCCGCTCCCGCTCTTCCCTCCAAACCGGTCGCCCCCGGATGGAACGACCCGCCCGTCATGACCTCTAAGCCTAAG CCAAAGCCAGAAGTCCAACAACAGGCTCCGATCACTCATCCATTATTCGGCGCTGAGCAACCTCAGCACGTCCCGCTGAATCCGGGTCAACAACCGTTCCCAGGTCAACAACAATTCCCGGGTCAACAACAGTTCCCGGGTCAACAACAATTCCCGGGTCAACAACAGTTCCCGGGCCAACAACAGTTCCCCGGCCAACAGCAAATTCCAAGTCAGCAACAATATCCGGGACAACAGTTACCCGGGCAACAGCAGTTTAATCAACAGCCTTTCCCGGGGCAACAGGGCCAGTTTCCTGGTCAACAATTCCCTCAGCAGTATTCAGATCAGTATCAAGGACAGTATCAGCAGCAGGGATATCAACGG ACGGAGAGTCCAGCTCCGGTGCAGCCGGCTCCCGTGCCCAAAGGCCCTATTCCGGAGCAGCATCAGATTTTGCAGACTATTTTTGAGCAGCTGAGACACGACTGCGTCAACAATGCCACTAGCtcg gtGGCGAAGAGAAAACTCCAAGAAGTTCAGAAAAAATTAGAGAATTTGTACGACTTACTACGATCTAATAGG CTCTCGGACAGTTCGTTGGGGACCCTCCACTCGTGCGTGCAGTGCGTCCAAAGCGGAGACCTGAACGGCGCTCAACGCGCCATCATGTCTCTGGCCGGAGACGTGGACTTCGCTCTGGTGGCCAGCTTCATTCCGGCCATCAAGACGCTCCTCACCTTGGCCGACCAGCAGTCGCGGTAG
- the LOC125060763 gene encoding protein transport protein Sec31A isoform X2 yields MKLKELKKTVNVSWSPAEQYPSMLAAGSAAQQVDANFSSNSSLELYSLNLEDLGLDLELKASLQTQHKFQKIVWSGAGTIVGGCDGGLLQFYNTEKVLNSSPDALVGSSDKHNGNVSALDVNPYQKNLLASGASDSEIFIWDLNNTSQPMAPGNRSQPYEHVQALAWNQQVQHILGSTFATRCLVWDLRKNEPIMKLSDAQSRTRWRSVCWHPAVATQLCIASEDDLLPVIQLWDLRLAASPLVTLEGHSKGILGLSWSPHDPDLLLSAGKDGRLLCWNPNNTKPGGELVVEVCQQGQWVNDVSWSGRTAGVFAAAAAEHVAVHSLLGGTRPDRQSLHTASNIMESFGGADSFAALPAVTRAEPASAPNPLPKNPPAWLKRPSAAKFAFGGKLVTFDKCPQSEEVRRLVQITQVVSEPELVEKSVSLEQVLALTLSRDPQAADRLAEYCREQGDASSDQHERYTWFFLRANFLPSFRTEVLNLLGYKQDEIPSKFKSQNAGDIQNDTAFLSRGESTETEAELSTDTSTDLSEAQTLIERKLANLDLETTATDVVIPNGEESTSLICRALVCGNLEEAVELCLDTNRVADALIIASLGSQELVYKVQRYHLNANASDPVSLLSGSLLRSKWEGLVRSSAPESWKDVLATLVTHADTDVLPHYCELLGDKLSEESDETYKKAAQLCYVVSAAGDALAARLSREKRDVNDIAELTRRAQLALLLKTAAVTRGRPVQDGGSLTSILTEYAGRLASQGCLQSALTALQGSPSEMYDRLATALGLAQNRFAQQHPQHPQPQQQQFTSRTRTASEHSQKRTQPNNFLPNNAALPPKPEEQWQRASNPWNAPVPAAPAQVAPPSQHSRPGSVGPQTGITSRSKYKVDPSVQSAPLYSQYGFNNAVTNQPQFGYNSPIPDQYNPAGVPSHNFTPINQPNPMNPPLNPNLPLNPSHQLNPIPHNPTMHPANIPANPSNQVNQPGQTNGSYYGSQGVEPAAPALPSKPVAPGWNDPPVMTSKPKQYDQDMSPLHAGTRHWSHIISHEPKPEVQQQAPITHPLFGAEQPQHVPLNPGQQPFPGQQQFPGQQQFPGQQQFPGQQQFPGQQQFPGQQQIPSQQQYPGQQLPGQQQFNQQPFPGQQGQFPGQQFPQQYSDQYQGQYQQQGYQRTESPAPVQPAPVPKGPIPEQHQILQTIFEQLRHDCVNNATSSVAKRKLQEVQKKLENLYDLLRSNRLSDSSLGTLHSCVQCVQSGDLNGAQRAIMSLAGDVDFALVASFIPAIKTLLTLADQQSR; encoded by the exons ATTAGAActttattctttaaatttagaagACCTAGGATTAGATTTAGAGCTTAAGGCCAGCTTGCAAACACAGCACAA GTTTCAGAAGATAGTGTGGTCAGGAGCGGGAACAATAGTTGGTGGCTGCGATGGAGGCTTGCTTCAATTCTATAATACTGAGAAAGTTCTCAATAGTTCACCTGATGCACTTGTTGGAAGCAGCGATAAACATaatg GAAATGTATCTGCATTGGATGTTAATCCGTATCAAAAGAATTTATTAGCATCGGGAGCATCAGAtagtgaaatatttatatgggATCTAAACAACACAAGCCAGCCAATGGCACCGGGAAATCGAAGTCAGCCTTATGAACATGTACAGGCCCTAGCATGGAACCAGCAG gtGCAACACATTTTAGGCTCCACATTTGCCACAAGGTGCTTAGTATGGGACTTGAGGAAGAATGAACCTATAATGAAATTGAG CGACGCCCAGTCCCGCACCCGTTGGCGCAGCGTGTGCTGGCATCCGGCCGTGGCCACCCAGCTCTGCATCGCCTCAGAGGACGACTTGCTGCCGGTCATACAGCTTTGGGATCTGCG GTTAGCAGCATCTCCGTTGGTAACCCTGGAAGGACACAGCAAGGGAATTCTGGGTCTATCCTGGAGTCCGCACGATCCTGACCTACTTCTGAGTGCCGGAAAGGATGGCCGACTGCTATGTTGGAACCCAAATAACACCAAACCG GGTGGAGAACTGGTGGTGGAAGTGTGTCAGCAAGGCCAGTGGGTGAACGACGTGTCGTGGAGCGGCCGCACTGCGGGCGTGTTCGCGGCGGCGGCGGCGGAGCACGTGGCCGTTCACTCGCTGCTGGGGGGCACGAGGCCTGATCGG CAAAGTCTCCACACGGCCAGCAACATAATGGAGTCGTTCGGGGGCGCGGACTCGTTCGCAGCTCTGCCGGCGGTTACCAGAGCTGAGCCCGCCTCGGCGCCCAACCCTCTGCCGAAGAACCCGCCGGCTTGGCTCAAGAGGCCCAGCGCAGCCAAGTTTGCC TTTGGCGGAAAACTGGTAACGTTTGACAAGTGTCCACAAAGCGAAGAAGTTAGGAGATTGGTGCAAATCACGCAG gTTGTGAGTGAGCCAGAGTTGGTGGAGAAATCGGTGTCGCTGGAACAAGTTTTGGCTCTCACATTGAGCCGTGACCCTCAGGCGGCCGACAGACTTGCAGA GTACTGTCGTGAGCAGGGAGACGCGTCTTCCGACCAACACGAGCGGTACACGTGGTTCTTCCTTCGGGCCAACTTCCTTCCTTCTTTCCGCACTGAAGTGCTTAACTTGCTCG gTTACAAGCAAGACGAGATCCCATCGAAGTTCAAAAGTCAAAACGCTGGAGACATCCAAAACGACACAGCCTTTTTGAGCCGG GGCGAGTCCACGGAGACGGAGGCTGAACTTTCGACCGACACCAGCACCGATCTCTCG GAGGCTCAAACCCTAATCGAAAGGAAATTAGCGAATCTCGACTTAGAAACCACTGCCACAGATGTGGTTATCCCGAACGGAGAAG AATCAACGAGTTTGATTTGCCGAGCTCTGGTCTGCGGAAACTTGGAAGAGGCTGTGGAACTCTGTCTCGACACGAACAGAGTGGCCGATGCGCTTATTATCGCTTCTCTGG GCAGCCAAGAGCTGGTCTACAAAGTCCAGCGATACCATTTGAACGCCAACGCGTCAGACCCGGTGTCTCTCCTCAGCGGAAGTCTTCTGCGAAGCAAGTGGGAGGGGCTCGTGAGGAGTTCGGCTCCCGAGAGCTGGAAGGACGTCTTGGCCACCCTCGTCACTCACGCGGACACCGATGTCCTGCCGCACTACTGCG AATTATTAGGCGACAAGTTATCCGAGGAATCGGACGAAACCTACAAAAAAGCGGCCCAGCTATGCTACGTGGTGAGTGCGGCCGGGGACGCGTTAGCCGCGCGGTTATCGCGCGAGAAACGCGACGTCAACGATATAGCAGAGCTGACGAGACGAGCCCAACTCGCTCTGTTACTAAAAACGGCTGCGGTTACGCGCGGTAGACCAGTGCAG GACGGAGGCAGCTTGACAAGTATTCTGACAGAGTACGCGGGGCGATTGGCCTCTCAGGGCTGCCTCCAAAGCGCTCTCACCGCTCTCCAGGGGTCTCCTTCGGAAATGTACGACCGACTCGCCACAGCCCTAGGGCTGGCACAGAACAGATTTGCGCAG CAACACCCGCAACACCCTCAACCTCAACAGCAGCAGTTCACGAGCAGGACCCGTACGGCGAGCGAACACTCGCAGAAACGGACTCAACCGAACAACTTCTTGCCCAACAATGCAGCGCTTC CACCGAAGCCAGAAGAGCAGTGGCAAAGAGCATCCAACCCGTGGAACGCGCCAGTGCCAGCTGCGCCTGCGCAAGTGGCGCCTCCTTCGCAGCACTCGCGACCTGGAAGCGTGGGACCTCAGACCG GTATAACATCCCGCTCCAAATACAAAGTGGACCCGTCGGTGCAATCCGCCCCCCTTTACAGCCAATATGGCTTCAACAACGCGGTCACGAATCAACCACAATTCGGTTACAATAGTCCAATTCCCGACCAATACAATCCCGCCGGTGTCCCTTCACACAACTTCACCCCCATCAACCAACCCAATCCTATGAACCCACCCTTGAACCCAAACCTGCCATTAAACCCGTCCCATCAATTAAATCCAATTCCCCACAACCCGACGATGCACCCAGCGAATATACCAGCCAACCCCTCGAACCAAGTGAACCAACCGGGTCAAACCAACGGCAGCTATTATGGTTCGCAGGGAGTCGAACCCGCCGCTCCCGCTCTTCCCTCCAAACCGGTCGCCCCCGGATGGAACGACCCGCCCGTCATGACCTCTAAGCCTAAG CAATATGACCAAGATATGTCACCCTTACACGCGGGCACCAGGCACTGGAGTCACATTATTAGCCACGAG CCAAAGCCAGAAGTCCAACAACAGGCTCCGATCACTCATCCATTATTCGGCGCTGAGCAACCTCAGCACGTCCCGCTGAATCCGGGTCAACAACCGTTCCCAGGTCAACAACAATTCCCGGGTCAACAACAGTTCCCGGGTCAACAACAATTCCCGGGTCAACAACAGTTCCCGGGCCAACAACAGTTCCCCGGCCAACAGCAAATTCCAAGTCAGCAACAATATCCGGGACAACAGTTACCCGGGCAACAGCAGTTTAATCAACAGCCTTTCCCGGGGCAACAGGGCCAGTTTCCTGGTCAACAATTCCCTCAGCAGTATTCAGATCAGTATCAAGGACAGTATCAGCAGCAGGGATATCAACGG ACGGAGAGTCCAGCTCCGGTGCAGCCGGCTCCCGTGCCCAAAGGCCCTATTCCGGAGCAGCATCAGATTTTGCAGACTATTTTTGAGCAGCTGAGACACGACTGCGTCAACAATGCCACTAGCtcg gtGGCGAAGAGAAAACTCCAAGAAGTTCAGAAAAAATTAGAGAATTTGTACGACTTACTACGATCTAATAGG CTCTCGGACAGTTCGTTGGGGACCCTCCACTCGTGCGTGCAGTGCGTCCAAAGCGGAGACCTGAACGGCGCTCAACGCGCCATCATGTCTCTGGCCGGAGACGTGGACTTCGCTCTGGTGGCCAGCTTCATTCCGGCCATCAAGACGCTCCTCACCTTGGCCGACCAGCAGTCGCGGTAG